In Mesorhizobium sp. 113-3-3, a genomic segment contains:
- a CDS encoding GGDEF domain-containing protein, with amino-acid sequence MLNSFLLLAEAVVYFSVMVTLFRFRKRIGLGVFVCALGVMHFLETYLASVFYVALPFGLVSPGSAVLFSGKLVMLLLLYIKEDAATVRQPIYGLLLGNALMIGLVLLLRLHAIAPLPDGKVPDIGFIDEMGWLMVWGTTLLFIDAILIILLYERLGRTLRKAQFARILICVACVLTFDQAGFFTALHFVAGAPIAVFFGGWFAKMAAALAFSGMLVAYLKWFEARDIALPRGLTDIFETLTYRERYEALVEHVGRDGLTGLLHRGRFDADGEAAVEVSLRTARPLSLLIIDVDHFKSINDRFGHAEGDKVLKAVAALLREVASAEDQVFRIGGEEFAILSSRPHPVARLFGESIRYAVKASAVTGRLELTVSAGVSTVGETTRCLADLFALADQRLYKAKSTGRDRVVGEPGGHEPDAAVAWTKSAQF; translated from the coding sequence TTGCTGAACAGTTTCCTGCTCCTTGCCGAGGCGGTCGTCTACTTCAGCGTCATGGTGACGCTTTTCCGCTTCAGGAAGCGCATTGGTCTCGGCGTCTTCGTCTGCGCGCTCGGCGTCATGCATTTCCTGGAAACCTATCTCGCCAGCGTCTTTTATGTCGCGCTGCCGTTCGGCCTGGTCTCACCGGGCTCGGCTGTGCTGTTTTCGGGCAAGCTGGTGATGCTGCTCCTGCTCTACATCAAGGAGGACGCCGCCACCGTGCGCCAGCCCATCTACGGCCTGCTGCTCGGCAATGCGCTGATGATCGGGCTGGTGCTGCTGTTGCGCCTGCATGCCATCGCGCCGCTCCCCGACGGCAAGGTGCCAGACATCGGCTTCATCGACGAGATGGGCTGGCTGATGGTGTGGGGCACGACGCTTTTGTTCATCGACGCCATCCTGATCATCCTGCTCTACGAAAGACTCGGGCGTACCCTGCGCAAGGCGCAGTTCGCGCGCATCCTGATCTGCGTCGCCTGTGTGCTGACCTTCGACCAGGCGGGCTTCTTCACCGCGCTGCATTTCGTCGCCGGCGCGCCGATCGCCGTCTTCTTCGGCGGCTGGTTCGCCAAGATGGCGGCGGCGCTGGCCTTCAGCGGCATGCTCGTGGCCTACCTCAAATGGTTCGAGGCCCGCGACATTGCGCTGCCGCGTGGCCTGACCGACATTTTCGAAACGCTGACCTATCGCGAGCGCTATGAAGCGCTGGTCGAGCATGTCGGTCGCGACGGCCTGACCGGCCTGCTGCATCGCGGCCGCTTCGACGCCGACGGTGAAGCCGCCGTCGAGGTCAGCCTGCGCACGGCGAGACCTCTCAGCCTGCTGATCATCGATGTCGATCATTTCAAGTCCATCAACGACCGCTTCGGCCATGCCGAGGGCGACAAGGTGCTGAAAGCGGTGGCCGCCCTGCTCCGCGAAGTGGCGAGCGCCGAAGACCAGGTGTTCCGCATCGGCGGCGAGGAATTCGCCATCCTGAGTTCACGCCCGCATCCCGTCGCCAGGCTGTTTGGCGAGAGCATCCGCTACGCGGTCAAGGCATCGGCCGTCACCGGCCGTCTCGAGTTGACCGTCAGCGCCGGTGTTTCAACCGTCGGCGAAACGACGCGCTGCCTTGCCGATCTGTTCGCGCTTGCCGACCAGCGCCTCTACAAGGCGAAGTCGACCGGGCGCGACCGCGTCGTCGGCGAACCGGGAGGCCATGAGCCGGACGCCGCCGTCGCCTGGACGAAATCGGCGCAGTTCTGA
- the ettA gene encoding energy-dependent translational throttle protein EttA, translating into MARQFIYHMSGLSKAYGTKKVLDNVHLSFYPDAKIGILGPNGSGKSTILRIMAGLDKEFQGEAWLAEGATVGYLAQEPHLDPKKTVMENVMEGVARKTAIIERYNELMMNYSDETADESGKLQDEMDRLNLWDLEQQVEMAMDALQCPPGDSEVTNLSGGERRRVALCQLLLRQPDLLLLDEPTNHLDAETTAWLEKHLRDYPGSVLIITHDRYFLDNVTGWILELDRGRGIPYEGNYTRYLDAKAKRLIQEGREDDARQKSIWREREWIQSSPKARQTKSKARIKAYEELVEQSQNRKPTDTQIVIPSSERLGNVVIEVEGLNKGFGDELLIENLSFRLPPGGIVGVIGPNGAGKTTLFKTFTGQEKPDAGTVRIGETVKLGYVDQSRDALDGSKTVWEEISGGAEIIKLGKHEINSRAYCSSFNFRGGDQQQKVGNLSGGQRNRVHLAKMLKNGGNVLLLDEPTNDLDTETLGALEDALEAYAGCAVIISHDRMFLDRMATHMLAFEGNAHVEWFEGNFEEYEKDKLRRLGAEAAAPHRMTHKRLTR; encoded by the coding sequence GTGGCACGCCAATTCATCTATCACATGTCCGGCCTGTCGAAGGCCTACGGCACCAAGAAGGTGCTCGATAATGTCCATCTGTCCTTCTATCCGGACGCCAAGATCGGCATTCTCGGGCCTAACGGCTCGGGTAAGTCGACGATCCTGCGCATCATGGCCGGGCTCGACAAGGAGTTTCAGGGCGAGGCATGGCTGGCCGAGGGCGCGACCGTTGGCTACCTGGCGCAGGAGCCGCATCTCGACCCCAAAAAGACCGTGATGGAAAACGTCATGGAAGGCGTCGCACGGAAGACGGCCATCATCGAGCGCTACAACGAACTGATGATGAACTATTCCGACGAGACGGCGGACGAGTCCGGCAAGCTGCAGGACGAAATGGACAGGCTCAACCTTTGGGATCTCGAGCAGCAAGTCGAGATGGCGATGGACGCACTACAGTGTCCGCCAGGCGATTCCGAAGTGACCAACCTGTCGGGCGGCGAGCGCCGCCGTGTCGCGCTTTGCCAGCTTCTGCTGCGTCAGCCCGACCTTCTGTTGCTCGACGAACCGACCAACCATCTCGATGCCGAGACCACGGCATGGCTGGAAAAGCACCTGCGCGACTATCCGGGCTCGGTGCTCATCATCACCCACGACCGCTACTTCCTCGACAATGTCACCGGCTGGATCCTCGAACTCGACCGTGGCCGCGGCATTCCCTATGAGGGCAACTACACCAGATATCTCGACGCCAAGGCCAAGCGCCTGATCCAGGAAGGCCGCGAGGATGACGCCCGCCAGAAATCAATCTGGCGCGAGCGCGAATGGATCCAGTCCTCGCCGAAGGCTCGCCAGACCAAGTCGAAGGCGCGTATCAAGGCCTATGAGGAACTGGTCGAGCAGTCGCAGAACCGCAAGCCGACCGACACGCAGATCGTCATCCCTTCGAGCGAGCGCCTCGGCAACGTCGTCATCGAGGTCGAAGGCCTCAACAAGGGTTTTGGCGACGAACTTCTGATCGAGAACCTGTCGTTCCGGCTGCCGCCGGGCGGCATCGTCGGCGTCATCGGCCCGAACGGCGCCGGCAAGACGACGCTGTTCAAGACCTTCACCGGCCAGGAAAAGCCGGATGCGGGCACCGTGCGCATCGGCGAGACGGTCAAGCTCGGCTATGTCGACCAGAGCCGCGATGCGCTGGATGGCAGCAAGACCGTGTGGGAAGAAATCTCCGGCGGCGCCGAAATCATCAAGCTCGGCAAGCACGAGATCAACAGCCGCGCCTATTGCTCGTCCTTCAACTTCCGTGGCGGCGATCAGCAGCAGAAGGTCGGCAACCTCTCCGGCGGCCAGCGCAACCGCGTGCATCTGGCCAAGATGCTGAAGAACGGCGGCAATGTTCTGCTGCTCGACGAACCGACCAACGATCTCGACACCGAAACGCTGGGAGCGCTGGAAGACGCGCTCGAAGCCTATGCCGGCTGCGCCGTCATCATCAGCCACGATCGCATGTTCCTCGACCGCATGGCGACCCATATGCTGGCCTTCGAAGGCAACGCGCATGTCGAATGGTTCGAAGGCAATTTCGAGGAATATGAGAAGGACAAGCTGCGGCGCCTGGGCGCCGAAGCGGCGGCCCCGCACCGCATGACGCACAAGCGGCTGACGCGGTAG